AAGGACTTATCACTTCTCTGGATTCCTGCTTTCGCAGGAATGACATCAAAACTGCCATTTATTTTTGAACAGCCTATTATATTATTCAACAATTAGTCTCCAACAGATACAGTAATCTTAACAGGATGCGTAAATGTCCAGGTGTATGTTGTGCCATTGATAAGGGCTGTAAAGTTATAGGAACCAGCAATAGTTAATCCACCAGTCTCTTCAAGTTGATTATAGACAGATGTTATATCATGTGTATATGCAGGTCTCGCCATGGATGCCTGCGCATAAGCAATCGTAGACGCTGTCCTAAGTGCTCCAGAAAAACCTCTCGCTGTTGCTCTTTCAGCATCTGCTGTCAACGT
The sequence above is a segment of the Nitrospirota bacterium genome. Coding sequences within it:
- a CDS encoding prepilin-type N-terminal cleavage/methylation domain-containing protein, yielding MRNQKGFTLIELVIVIIILGILAAVAIPRLTTLTADAERATARGFSGALRTASTIAYAQASMARPAYTHDITSVYNQLEETGGLTIAGSYNFTALINGTTYTWTFTHPVKITVSVGD